TTTCCACCCGGGTCGGATGCGCTCTTCGCTTTTTTATGTTTAGTAACCATATTTATTCCCTCGACAATAATCTTGTTTTCCTTAGGGAATACTGTTAAGACTTTGCCCTTTTTCAATTTGCCTTTGTTTGCTTTGTCTTCTCCAGTCATTATAGCTACTGTATCGCCTTTTTTAATATTCATTTCACTTTACCACCTTTCGTTAAAGCACTTCGGGTGCAAG
The sequence above is drawn from the Eubacteriales bacterium genome and encodes:
- the rplX gene encoding 50S ribosomal protein L24, yielding MNIKKGDTVAIMTGEDKANKGKLKKGKVLTVFPKENKIIVEGINMVTKHKKAKSASDPGGKINQEAAFDASNAMVVCPSCGKPARIGYQILGDGTKLRVCKKCGEPFKK